A DNA window from Bacillus carboniphilus contains the following coding sequences:
- a CDS encoding DUF2500 domain-containing protein, translated as MNQGFDMFSFMSSIFPLFFILVFGIIIFTIIKGIAQWSHNNRQPVLTVDAKVISKRTSVRGGGETRARSIYFVTFEVESGDRMELQVNGQEFGQLAEGDTGDLQFQGTRYLGFTRKKVNAF; from the coding sequence ATGAATCAAGGGTTTGACATGTTTAGCTTTATGAGCTCAATTTTTCCACTTTTTTTCATACTCGTGTTCGGAATCATAATATTCACCATTATCAAAGGCATTGCCCAGTGGAGTCATAATAATCGGCAACCTGTTCTTACTGTTGATGCAAAGGTCATTTCAAAAAGGACCAGTGTTAGAGGCGGTGGCGAAACAAGAGCCAGAAGTATTTATTTTGTGACGTTTGAAGTAGAAAGCGGAGACAGAATGGAACTCCAAGTTAATGGACAAGAGTTTGGACAACTCGCTGAGGGTGATACAGGTGATCTACAATTTCAAGGAACTCGATACTTAGGATTTACCCGAAAAAAAGTGAATGCCTTTTAG
- a CDS encoding methyltransferase domain-containing protein: MGMDFHDQKNSHSYATRSADSQWKRQLESILDVKGKKILDIGCGGGIYSKALAELGAVSVTGIDFSQKMLSVAKQNCKDYRNITFRTGRAERTEMKPLEYDIILERAVIHHLDELRSNFNEAFRVLKPNGVFIIQDRTPDDCLLDGTNEHIRGYFFEKFPKLIQKEINRRHESPLVMAELKEAGFVVITENKFWETRKEYTTFKQLEMDLLKRTGRSILHELSDNELNELIKFIEEKLKFRSGSKITEKDRWTIWVATKRENYVGE, from the coding sequence ATGGGGATGGATTTTCATGACCAAAAGAACAGCCACTCTTATGCAACTAGATCGGCTGATAGTCAATGGAAAAGACAATTAGAAAGTATTTTGGATGTAAAGGGCAAGAAAATACTCGATATTGGCTGTGGAGGGGGAATCTATTCAAAGGCGCTAGCTGAACTAGGTGCTGTAAGCGTTACCGGAATTGATTTTTCACAGAAGATGTTATCTGTAGCAAAGCAAAATTGTAAAGATTATAGGAACATAACTTTCAGGACTGGAAGAGCTGAACGTACGGAAATGAAACCTTTGGAATATGACATTATTTTAGAACGGGCTGTCATTCATCATCTTGATGAATTAAGGTCCAATTTTAATGAAGCCTTTAGAGTCCTAAAACCAAATGGAGTGTTTATTATACAGGATAGAACGCCAGATGATTGCCTACTAGACGGTACTAATGAGCATATTAGGGGCTATTTTTTTGAAAAGTTTCCTAAGCTCATTCAAAAAGAAATAAATAGAAGGCATGAAAGCCCTCTAGTGATGGCAGAGCTTAAAGAAGCAGGATTCGTGGTTATTACAGAAAATAAATTCTGGGAAACTCGTAAGGAATATACGACCTTTAAGCAACTTGAGATGGATTTATTAAAGAGAACTGGAAGATCTATCTTACATGAACTAAGTGACAATGAGCTTAATGAATTGATAAAATTTATTGAAGAAAAACTTAAGTTTAGAAGTGGATCCAAAATAACAGAAAAAGACAGGTGGACCATTTGGGTTGCCACGAAAAGGGAGAATTATGTTGGCGAATGA
- a CDS encoding dimethylarginine dimethylaminohydrolase family protein, whose product MSNQNIQATKTFCNSEYDVLKRVILCEPKYMRIRQVINDTQKQFENEGIHIEKAMRQHQDFVATLKSQGIDVVLLPPDEKFPEQVFTRDIGFTLGQTTFVAEMAHDVRKGEEQSLKKWLEDEEISYYNLVGDHIEGGDVIIDRNTIYIGLSNRTNIESIQHLQSLISDYEVVAVPFTEKYLHLDCVFNIISPNEALFFPGAFTKKEIDLLSSRYNLIEVTEKEQFRLGTNILSIGNKKIISLPVNKLVNMELRNRGFEIIEVDITEIIKSGGSFRCCSMPLLRENSSV is encoded by the coding sequence ATGTCTAATCAAAACATTCAGGCTACAAAAACTTTTTGTAACAGTGAGTATGATGTACTTAAACGCGTAATTCTGTGTGAACCTAAATACATGAGAATTCGCCAAGTCATAAATGATACACAGAAACAATTTGAAAATGAAGGAATACATATAGAGAAAGCGATGAGGCAGCATCAAGATTTTGTCGCTACACTGAAGAGCCAAGGGATTGATGTTGTCCTATTACCACCCGATGAAAAATTTCCTGAACAGGTTTTTACAAGAGACATTGGCTTTACGCTCGGTCAAACGACCTTTGTTGCAGAGATGGCTCACGATGTCCGTAAAGGTGAAGAACAAAGTCTTAAGAAATGGTTAGAAGACGAAGAAATATCATACTATAACCTTGTAGGTGACCACATAGAGGGCGGGGACGTTATTATAGATAGAAATACGATCTATATTGGCCTTAGTAACCGGACGAATATTGAATCTATTCAGCATTTACAAAGTCTTATTTCTGACTATGAAGTAGTAGCCGTCCCGTTCACTGAAAAATATCTCCATTTAGATTGTGTTTTTAATATCATATCACCAAATGAAGCTTTATTTTTCCCAGGAGCTTTCACAAAGAAAGAAATCGATCTTTTATCATCTAGATACAATTTAATTGAAGTAACGGAAAAAGAACAATTCCGTTTAGGGACAAATATACTATCTATCGGAAACAAGAAAATCATTAGCCTACCGGTCAATAAATTAGTAAATATGGAGCTTCGAAATAGAGGCTTTGAAATTATTGAGGTGGATATTACGGAGATTATCAAATCAGGTGGCTCCTTTAGATGCTGCTCCATGCCGTTATTAAGGGAAAACTCCAGCGTGTAA